From Candidatus Krumholzibacteriia bacterium, one genomic window encodes:
- a CDS encoding 2-oxoacid:ferredoxin oxidoreductase subunit beta: MSETCLSGADFKSSQEVRWCPGCGDYAVLNSLQSVMADLGIPRENFAVVSGIGCSSRFPYYMNTYGFHSIHGRAPAVATGVKVANPDLSVWVVTGDGDGLAIGGNHMIHTLRRNLDVKILLFNNQIYGLTKGQYSPTSPVGTKAKSTPYGSIDRPFNPISLALGSRATFVARTMDTQPKHMKAVLRAAAEHKGSAFVEIWQNCVIFNDGAWREWTDKKVRDESVVNLVPGERMVFGAQESRGIALDCGDPKVVLADKASVWDPSTPTPGVATVLAEVDLMPDLPRAVGIFRKVDMPLYDRGLHEQIRLAQQDKGEGSMEELLYTPDTWEVD, encoded by the coding sequence ATGAGTGAAACCTGCCTGAGCGGGGCGGACTTCAAGTCCAGCCAGGAAGTTCGCTGGTGCCCTGGTTGCGGGGACTACGCAGTTCTCAATTCACTGCAGTCGGTGATGGCGGATCTGGGCATTCCCCGTGAAAACTTTGCCGTGGTGTCGGGCATCGGCTGTTCGAGCCGTTTCCCCTACTACATGAACACCTACGGTTTTCATTCCATTCACGGTCGTGCGCCGGCCGTGGCCACAGGTGTGAAAGTGGCGAATCCGGATCTCTCGGTCTGGGTGGTCACCGGTGATGGCGACGGGCTTGCAATCGGCGGAAACCACATGATCCACACCCTGCGCCGCAACCTGGATGTGAAGATCCTGCTCTTCAACAACCAGATCTACGGTCTGACCAAGGGACAGTACTCGCCAACCAGCCCCGTGGGAACCAAGGCCAAGTCCACGCCCTATGGTTCGATTGATCGTCCCTTCAACCCGATCAGTCTCGCACTCGGCTCTCGTGCGACCTTTGTTGCCAGGACCATGGACACACAGCCCAAGCACATGAAGGCTGTCTTGCGCGCCGCCGCAGAGCACAAGGGATCCGCCTTTGTGGAGATCTGGCAAAACTGTGTGATCTTCAACGATGGCGCCTGGAGAGAGTGGACGGACAAGAAGGTGCGCGACGAGAGTGTCGTGAACCTGGTGCCCGGCGAGCGGATGGTCTTCGGGGCTCAAGAATCCAGGGGCATTGCGCTCGATTGCGGGGACCCGAAGGTGGTGCTGGCCGATAAGGCATCCGTCTGGGATCCCTCTACCCCGACTCCGGGGGTGGCAACGGTGCTGGCCGAGGTGGACCTCATGCCTGACCTGCCTCGTGCCGTGGGGATCTTCCGCAAGGTGGACATGCCGCTTTACGACCGCGGCCTTCACGAGCAGATTCGCCTTGCCCAGCAGGACAAGGGCGAAGGAAGCATGGAAGAACTTCTCTACACGCCCGACACCTGGGAAGTGGACTGA